In the genome of Bradyrhizobium arachidis, one region contains:
- a CDS encoding acetyl-CoA carboxylase biotin carboxylase subunit — protein sequence MFKRILIANRGEIACRVIKTARRMGIQTVAVYSEADRDALHVEMADEAVLIGPPAAAESYLVIEKIVEACRKTGAEAVHPGYGFLSEREAFPRALEAAGIVFIGPNPGAIAAMGDKIESKKAAAKAKVSTVPGYLGVIEDDKHAVRIADEIGYPVMIKASAGGGGKGMRIAHSKAEVSEGFNLAKAEAKASFGDDRVFVEKFIVDPRHIEIQVLGDKHGNVIYLGERECSIQRRNQKVIEEAPSPLLDEATRRKMGEQAVALAKAVNYDSAGTVEFVAGQDKSFYFLEMNTRLQVEHPVTELVTGIDLVEQMIRVAAGEKLAITQKDVTLTGWAVESRLYAEDPFRNFLPSIGRLVKYRPPAEASQDGITIRNDTGVQEGGEISIHYDPMIAKLVTHAPSRAAAIEAQATALDSFYVDGIRHNIPFLSALMHHPRWREGRLSTGFIAEEFPKGFAVRVPEGEVARRIAAVGAAIDHVLGERKRQISGQMGGRVVQRERRRAVWLDRQEILLEVGREGEAIAIRFIDAEGKAGNVHLLQSPWKPGDPVWQGTIDGHFVAVQARPIPNGIRLAHQGVEVPVYVWTEAEAASARLMPVTTASDSGKKLLCPMPGLVVSIAVIEGQEVKAGETLAVVEAMKMQNVLRAEQDGTVKKIHASAGATLAVDALILEFA from the coding sequence ATGTTCAAACGCATTCTGATCGCCAATCGCGGCGAAATCGCCTGCCGGGTCATCAAGACCGCGCGCCGCATGGGAATTCAGACGGTCGCGGTTTATTCCGAGGCCGACCGCGATGCCCTCCATGTCGAGATGGCCGACGAGGCCGTGCTGATTGGCCCGCCCGCGGCGGCCGAGAGCTATCTGGTGATCGAGAAGATCGTCGAGGCCTGCCGCAAGACCGGCGCGGAAGCCGTGCATCCCGGCTATGGCTTCCTGTCCGAGCGCGAGGCATTTCCGCGCGCGCTGGAAGCCGCCGGCATCGTCTTCATCGGCCCGAACCCTGGCGCGATCGCCGCGATGGGCGACAAGATCGAATCCAAGAAGGCGGCCGCGAAGGCCAAGGTCTCCACCGTGCCGGGCTATCTCGGCGTCATCGAGGACGACAAGCACGCGGTGCGCATCGCCGACGAGATCGGCTATCCCGTGATGATCAAGGCCTCCGCCGGCGGCGGCGGCAAGGGCATGCGCATCGCGCATTCGAAGGCCGAGGTCTCCGAAGGATTCAACCTTGCCAAGGCCGAGGCCAAGGCTTCGTTCGGCGACGACCGCGTCTTCGTCGAAAAGTTCATCGTCGATCCCCGCCACATCGAGATCCAGGTGCTGGGCGACAAGCACGGCAACGTGATCTACCTCGGCGAGCGCGAATGCTCGATCCAGCGCCGCAACCAGAAGGTCATCGAGGAAGCGCCGTCGCCGCTGCTCGACGAGGCTACGCGCCGCAAGATGGGCGAGCAGGCGGTCGCGCTGGCGAAAGCCGTGAATTACGATTCCGCCGGCACGGTCGAGTTCGTCGCGGGGCAGGACAAGAGCTTCTACTTCCTGGAGATGAACACGCGCCTCCAGGTCGAGCATCCCGTCACCGAGCTCGTCACCGGCATCGATCTCGTCGAGCAGATGATCCGCGTGGCCGCCGGCGAGAAGCTCGCGATCACGCAGAAGGACGTCACGCTGACGGGGTGGGCCGTTGAGTCGCGGCTCTATGCGGAAGACCCGTTCCGCAACTTCCTGCCCTCGATCGGGCGCCTCGTGAAATACCGCCCCCCGGCGGAAGCCAGCCAGGACGGCATCACCATCCGCAACGACACCGGCGTGCAGGAGGGCGGCGAGATCTCGATCCACTACGATCCGATGATTGCGAAGCTCGTCACGCATGCGCCCTCGCGCGCGGCCGCGATCGAGGCGCAAGCGACAGCGCTCGACTCGTTCTATGTCGACGGCATCAGGCACAACATTCCGTTCCTGTCGGCGCTGATGCATCATCCGCGCTGGCGCGAGGGACGCCTGTCGACCGGCTTCATCGCCGAGGAATTCCCCAAGGGCTTTGCGGTGCGCGTGCCCGAAGGCGAGGTCGCCCGGCGGATCGCTGCGGTCGGCGCCGCCATTGATCACGTGCTCGGGGAGCGCAAGCGGCAGATCTCTGGCCAGATGGGCGGCCGGGTCGTGCAGCGCGAGCGCCGCCGCGCGGTCTGGCTCGATCGCCAGGAGATCCTGCTCGAGGTCGGCCGCGAGGGCGAGGCCATCGCGATCCGCTTCATCGATGCCGAGGGCAAGGCCGGCAACGTCCATCTGCTGCAATCGCCGTGGAAGCCGGGCGATCCGGTCTGGCAGGGCACCATCGACGGCCATTTCGTGGCGGTGCAGGCGCGCCCAATCCCCAACGGCATCCGCCTTGCGCATCAGGGCGTCGAGGTTCCGGTCTATGTCTGGACCGAAGCGGAAGCTGCCTCCGCCCGGCTGATGCCGGTGACGACGGCATCCGACAGCGGCAAGAAGCTGCTGTGTCCGATGCCCGGCCTCGTCGTCTCCATCGCGGTGATCGAGGGGCAGGAGGTCAAGGCCGGCGAGACGCTCGCCGTGGTCGAAGCCATGAAGATGCAGAACGTGCTGCGCGCCGAGCAGGACGGCACCGTGAAGAAGATCCACGCCAGCGCCGGCGCGACGCTCGCGGTGGACGCGCTGATTTTGGAGTTTGCGTAA
- a CDS encoding EamA family transporter, which translates to MKPALLSAWQTWALLSACFAALTAIFAKVGVENINPDLATFIRTVVVLLAFSVLLFFTGQFAMPSAVSSRTWLFLVLSGLATGASWLCYFRALKLGPATLVAPIDKLSVVLVALFAFAFLGERPTAQGWIGITMIGAGAVLLAVKL; encoded by the coding sequence ATGAAACCCGCCCTCCTCTCCGCCTGGCAGACCTGGGCGCTCCTCTCCGCCTGCTTTGCCGCGCTGACCGCGATCTTCGCCAAGGTCGGCGTCGAGAACATCAATCCGGACCTCGCCACCTTCATCCGCACCGTCGTGGTGCTGCTCGCCTTCTCGGTGCTGCTGTTCTTCACCGGCCAATTCGCCATGCCCTCGGCGGTTTCGTCGAGGACATGGCTGTTCCTGGTGCTATCGGGGCTTGCGACCGGTGCCTCGTGGCTCTGTTACTTCCGGGCCCTGAAGCTCGGTCCCGCGACGCTGGTCGCACCAATCGACAAGCTCAGCGTCGTCCTGGTGGCCCTGTTCGCGTTCGCCTTTCTCGGCGAGCGGCCGACCGCGCAGGGCTGGATCGGGATCACCATGATCGGCGCCGGCGCAGTGCTGCTGGCCGTGAAGCTTTAA
- a CDS encoding PAS domain S-box protein, with product MTTADALNDNTPETLAAERLRQHLEDIARERDEAYRALQEREAELARIQRIGKVGGLEVDFREGFRNRRSPEYLMIHGLPPEAADETHEDWVNRIHPDDRDATVKHFFDALAGTSEDYTAEYRIIRPRDGETRWIRVVAKIERDRDGRAIRLVGAHIDITDQALARETLRESEERFRLIADSAPVPIWVTKLDRTRSFANQAYVDFVGLPYDQAIAFDWRKVLHPDDLPHVLQQSVQGEASLKPFVLEARYKNASGEWRWLRSESQPRWDPTGKHIGFIGVAHDITVAKQAEIELRRLNETLEERIVERTAELESNEARLRAILETSNQYQGLVNLRGELLYANNTALDGIKAGSADVIGKLLWETPWFTGTHGMSAVVREAFDTVLRGEAVRMEMRLRLPIGDRDFEFSMRPVLDRHGNITGAVPEAVDITDRRRGEEALRQSQKMEAIGQLTGGVAHDFNNLLTIIRSATDFLRRRELPEERRRRYVDAISDTVERASKLTAQLLAFARRQPLKPQIFNVGSQVEGVAQLVRPLVGGRIEIAVEIDDADCFTVADIAQFETALINLAINARDAMEGEGRLTIAVRKVSGIPSLRAQSARSGDYVAISVADTGSGIAPENIDAIFEPFFTTKEVGKGTGLGLSQAFGFAKQSEGDIAVMSTQGKGATFTIYLPQAQSPTAEKEAAALTSEAATTGRGYRVLVVEDNDDVGQFSTELLEDLGYVVRRVANANAALSILGENEFAVDLVFSDVIMPGMNGVELAGVIRERYPGLLVVLTSGYSNVLAENAHRGFELIQKPYSVESLSRILRKAITEKLSVAR from the coding sequence ATCACAACGGCCGACGCCTTGAACGACAATACGCCCGAGACCCTTGCTGCCGAAAGGCTGCGCCAGCACCTCGAAGACATCGCGCGCGAGCGCGATGAAGCCTATCGTGCGCTTCAGGAGCGCGAGGCTGAGCTGGCGCGCATCCAGCGCATCGGCAAGGTCGGCGGCCTCGAGGTCGACTTCCGCGAAGGTTTTCGGAACCGCCGCTCGCCCGAATACCTGATGATCCATGGCCTGCCCCCTGAGGCCGCCGACGAGACGCACGAGGATTGGGTCAATCGCATCCATCCCGACGACCGCGATGCGACCGTCAAGCATTTCTTCGATGCGCTGGCAGGGACCAGCGAGGACTACACGGCCGAGTACCGCATCATCCGCCCCCGCGACGGCGAGACCCGCTGGATCCGCGTCGTCGCCAAGATCGAACGCGACCGCGACGGTCGCGCGATCCGCCTTGTCGGCGCCCATATCGACATCACCGACCAGGCGCTGGCGCGCGAGACGCTGCGCGAGAGCGAGGAGCGCTTCCGGCTGATTGCCGACAGCGCGCCGGTGCCGATCTGGGTCACCAAGCTCGACCGTACACGCTCCTTCGCCAATCAGGCCTATGTCGACTTCGTCGGCCTGCCCTACGATCAGGCCATCGCCTTCGACTGGCGCAAGGTGCTGCATCCGGACGACCTGCCGCATGTGCTGCAGCAATCGGTGCAAGGCGAAGCCTCGTTGAAGCCGTTCGTGCTGGAGGCGCGCTACAAGAATGCCAGCGGCGAATGGCGCTGGCTGCGTTCGGAATCGCAGCCGCGCTGGGATCCGACCGGCAAGCATATCGGCTTCATCGGCGTCGCCCACGACATTACCGTCGCCAAGCAGGCCGAGATCGAGCTGCGCCGGCTCAACGAGACGCTGGAAGAGCGCATCGTCGAGCGCACCGCCGAGCTCGAATCCAACGAAGCGCGGCTGCGCGCGATCCTGGAGACCAGCAACCAGTATCAGGGCCTGGTCAATCTCAGGGGGGAACTGCTCTACGCGAACAACACCGCACTCGACGGCATCAAGGCGGGCTCCGCGGACGTGATCGGCAAGCTGCTGTGGGAAACGCCGTGGTTCACCGGGACCCACGGCATGAGCGCCGTGGTCCGTGAGGCCTTCGACACCGTGCTTCGCGGCGAAGCCGTGCGGATGGAGATGCGATTGCGCCTGCCCATCGGCGATCGCGATTTCGAATTCAGCATGCGTCCCGTGCTCGACCGCCACGGCAACATCACCGGCGCGGTGCCCGAAGCCGTCGACATCACCGACCGCCGCCGCGGCGAGGAAGCGCTGCGGCAGTCGCAGAAGATGGAGGCGATCGGCCAGCTCACCGGCGGCGTCGCGCACGACTTCAACAACCTCCTCACCATCATCCGTTCGGCCACCGACTTCCTGCGCCGGCGCGAGCTGCCGGAGGAACGCCGCCGCCGCTACGTCGATGCCATCTCCGACACCGTCGAGCGCGCCTCCAAGCTGACCGCACAGCTCCTGGCCTTTGCACGAAGGCAGCCGCTCAAGCCGCAGATCTTCAACGTCGGCAGCCAGGTGGAGGGCGTGGCGCAGCTGGTGCGGCCGCTGGTCGGCGGCCGGATCGAGATCGCCGTCGAGATCGACGATGCCGACTGCTTCACAGTCGCCGACATCGCGCAGTTCGAGACCGCGCTGATCAATCTCGCCATCAACGCCCGCGACGCCATGGAGGGCGAAGGCCGTCTCACCATCGCGGTGCGCAAGGTCTCCGGGATTCCGAGCCTGCGCGCGCAATCGGCGCGCAGCGGCGACTATGTCGCGATCTCGGTAGCCGACACCGGAAGCGGCATTGCGCCCGAAAACATCGACGCCATCTTCGAGCCGTTCTTCACCACCAAGGAGGTCGGCAAGGGCACCGGGCTCGGCCTCAGCCAGGCGTTCGGCTTCGCCAAGCAGTCGGAAGGCGACATCGCGGTGATGAGCACGCAAGGCAAGGGCGCGACCTTCACCATCTACCTGCCGCAGGCGCAGTCGCCGACCGCCGAGAAGGAAGCTGCAGCGCTGACCAGCGAGGCCGCAACCACGGGGCGTGGCTACCGCGTGCTCGTGGTCGAGGACAATGACGATGTCGGCCAGTTCTCGACCGAGCTTTTGGAAGACCTCGGCTATGTCGTCCGCCGCGTCGCCAACGCCAATGCCGCGCTGTCGATCCTCGGCGAGAACGAATTCGCCGTCGACCTCGTGTTCTCCGACGTCATCATGCCCGGCATGAACGGTGTCGAGCTCGCCGGCGTGATCCGTGAGCGCTATCCGGGCCTGCTGGTGGTGCTCACCAGCGGCTACAGCAATGTGCTCGCTGAGAACGCCCATCGCGGTTTCGAGCTGATCCAGAAGCCGTATTCGGTGGAATCGCTCTCGCGCATCCTGCGCAAGGCGATCACCGAGAAGCTGTCGGTGGCAAGGTGA
- a CDS encoding zinc-binding metallopeptidase family protein translates to MKLFVCQDCGNVLYFENRACERCGHRVAFQPERETMSAIEPDGDGWKVLADKGESRMLCSNADYDACNWLTDADDTTGFCRACRHNGIVPDLSDPAQLARWRELEIAKHRLFYSLIRWKLPLQTRQENPEHGLIFNFLADDPNSGQKVMTGHDNGLITIALTEADDIERERRRLEMGEPYRTLLGHFRHEVGHYFWDVLVRDGGKLEECRAVFGDDSADYDEALQRHYAEGAPADWQQNYVSAYATTHPWEDFAETWAHYLHIVDTLEMAAEFGMEVRPKVDRDGELTARIRFNPYEVRDVQALIDAWLPFTFAMNSVNRAMGLRDLYPFILSSAVVAKLGFIQSLVRGVAKAGRP, encoded by the coding sequence TTGAAGCTCTTTGTCTGTCAGGACTGCGGCAACGTCCTCTATTTCGAGAACCGCGCCTGCGAACGCTGCGGCCATCGGGTCGCCTTTCAGCCGGAGAGGGAGACGATGTCGGCGATCGAGCCGGACGGGGACGGCTGGAAGGTACTGGCCGACAAGGGCGAAAGCCGCATGCTCTGCAGCAATGCCGACTACGACGCCTGCAACTGGCTGACGGATGCGGACGATACCACCGGCTTCTGCCGCGCCTGCCGCCACAACGGCATCGTGCCTGACCTCTCCGATCCGGCGCAGCTTGCTCGCTGGCGCGAACTGGAAATCGCAAAACACCGGCTGTTCTATTCGCTAATCCGCTGGAAGCTGCCGCTTCAGACCCGGCAGGAAAACCCCGAGCACGGGTTGATCTTCAACTTCCTCGCCGACGATCCGAACAGCGGGCAGAAGGTTATGACCGGCCACGACAATGGCCTGATCACGATCGCGCTCACCGAGGCCGATGACATCGAGCGCGAGCGGCGGCGGCTGGAGATGGGCGAGCCGTACCGCACGCTGCTCGGGCATTTCCGCCACGAGGTCGGCCATTATTTCTGGGACGTGCTGGTGCGCGACGGCGGCAAGCTCGAGGAATGCCGCGCGGTGTTCGGCGATGATTCCGCCGATTACGATGAGGCGCTGCAGCGCCATTATGCCGAAGGCGCGCCGGCGGACTGGCAGCAGAACTACGTCTCGGCCTATGCCACCACGCATCCGTGGGAAGACTTCGCGGAGACCTGGGCGCATTACCTCCATATCGTCGACACCCTGGAGATGGCCGCCGAGTTCGGCATGGAGGTGCGCCCCAAGGTCGACCGCGACGGGGAGTTGACGGCGCGCATCCGCTTCAACCCCTACGAGGTCAGGGACGTCCAGGCGCTCATCGACGCATGGCTGCCCTTCACCTTCGCCATGAACAGCGTCAATCGCGCCATGGGCCTGCGCGACCTCTATCCCTTCATCCTGTCGTCCGCCGTGGTCGCCAAACTGGGCTTCATTCAGAGCCTCGTCCGGGGCGTGGCCAAGGCCGGCAGGCCGTAG